One window from the genome of Podospora pseudocomata strain CBS 415.72m chromosome 6, whole genome shotgun sequence encodes:
- a CDS encoding hypothetical protein (EggNog:ENOG503NVKR; COG:S) gives MLGKLFNLGAAAGTGAVPSAQASSHKPFSLESVQEDIHTRNLLFPNPQDLFEHHANQLYPLSSGSSPLTSSSTNAFDYDADIDLGVQDVRIIIMQDALSSVAASLLYDSQAPPAVPAGYADRPSATAGSYSVQERRNPASPRKPPITTAGRPIIIQQGSPKTRQGAFDRRPSVHSRTQGYVESESQRAWREYREELATFSSCIFGNSELMAYKGTSTKVHVVPSEARPLDNGSMFSDGRSSMGRSSMRASRLSQSFSSENPPPMTTPPTPGVASRGYERKKVLITRLFPVNLPLDEKLTPAGAEESTSYPFPPTSDDNKVKKKKFQPKQKRTPMYAVALIISLPPPPQSTTTPSARPAFRGSNSYTEQDSFPSSFSSARRSGWTLVGNQPGHAVDSFETSFSSDMEDQIDSITQHWDIIMRTLTHLQSKAASVIFQMLRQADLTSPDPLPSLQHMARAMPMSGRRSEDGAPVKPPKTNAKPITLLPNCLLENRHIKEEVNAAKTRIVAGIRASRVTTGQNRWPIWRDETRSVAKWAGGKEQGFFIYTLLTSFLATHTDWLQALSPHEYRRRYFLQKQAKADEDNMVPARTIIVSDNKIAARRLIFLLAAFLPASQQIPTIRAHRPSTSTSFGTLSQSPPSFVVPILKEESLRRRINRRTGSRVPSHSRNLSLQSQHARGTGVPPPLAHLSMEGRHERRASDATSMRTAHLPIRGADHNTRKSSAATTATITAETSVPHFATGQAADLFSPGRPGSSNSVAANDLKRLTRDDGTGANERRESSRWSVISGFWPTRRRDSTARTPDFAEEQNGVPRSPINARRPSGAALTMVFTESGKGSGTKPVVDAQVSSPVSGCGDAASPGRASADTLGLSDQSNPPPKLQRTPDPSGAFESPVKTSINIHDGVIDVDIPLPDFLTSFESAVSSPSSSGYLSAAGFGSGLDTFEQSCRFSADGDVPLNVAGWLQQYHPDFVLQAVPAQNDLIKQVKASMRAEPTPQVLPDAFSADGDAERWVNISSAIVADTTTFTITRIHYRRLVKPGYTDGSLSGRTPSPQAAAMTPLTPAAAAWTTPAAADGGQVQDEFIEELIVSLDETLVEAVEKVMAAGGADMMSKASSSCSSRSTSKRRERSNSTSTQGDARSAHATHHHHGGGGGMAPEVPRSRCKTVLLGALEEIILDVIEDRKQEQQQQQEGSGGGRESMDKDKESILREAVRSWLDLVEGGGDGRWNVDWV, from the coding sequence ATGCTCGGGAAACTCTTCAACCTCGGTGCGGCGGCCGGGACAGGGGCCGTACCCTCGGCTCAGGCGTCTTCCCATAAGCCATTCTCACTCGAATCGGTACAGGAAGACATCCACACGCGAAACCTGCTCTTTCCCAATCCGCAAGATTTGTTTGAACATCACGCCAACCAGCTCTACCCCTTATCCAGCGGCTCTTCGCCactcaccagctcctccacgaACGCGTTCGATTATGATGCCGATATCGACCTCGGCGTGCAGGATGTGCGCATTATCATCATGCAAGATGCCCTGAGTTCGGTTGCGGCTTCTCTGTTGTATGACAGTCAGGCCCCTCCGGCCGTCCCAGCCGGATATGCGGATCGCCCGTCGGCCACGGCCGGCTCTTATTCGGTGCAGGAGAGACGAAATCCGGCATCGCCCCGAAAGCCTCCGATCACGACTGCTGGCcgtcccatcatcatccagcaGGGAAGCCCCAAGACCAGGCAGGGTGCTTTTGATCGGAGACCGTCAGTTCACAGCCGGACTCAGGGTTATGTGGAAAGCGAGTCTCAGCGCGCATGGCGCGAGTATCGGGAGGAATTGGCCACGTTTTCCAGCTGTATCTTTGGTAACTCGGAGCTCATGGCCTATAAAGGAACATCGACAAAAGTCCACGTTGTACCATCCGAGGCCCGGCCGCTGGACAATGGTTCCATGTTCTCAGATGGTCGAAGTTCCATGGGCAGATCTAGCATGAGGGCGAGCAGACTATCGCAGTCATTCTCTTCGgaaaacccaccaccaatgaCGACCCCGCCCACTCCAGGTGTTGCAAGCCGGGGATATGAGCGCAAGAAAGTGCTGATCACGAGGCTGTTTCCGGTAAACCTGCCCTTGGACGAAAAACTTACACCGGCCGGTGCCGAAGAGAGCACTAGCTATCCCTTCCCTCCAACCTCGGACGACAACAaggtgaagaaaaagaagttCCAACCCAAGCAGAAACGAACGCCAATGTATGCTGTTGCTCTGATAATCAGTcttcccccgcctcctcagTCAACCACAACGCCGTCAGCTAGACCTGCCTTCAGAGGCTCCAACTCGTATACGGAGCAGGACtcattcccatcatcattcaGCTCGGCCCGGCGCTCAGGATGGACTCTGGTCGGGAATCAACCTGGCCACGCGGTGGACTCCTTTGAGACCAGTTTCAGCAGTGATATGGAAGATCAGATCGACAGCATCACGCAACACTGGGATATCATAATGCGGACATTAACCCATTTGCAGTCAAAAGCAGCGAGTGTTATTTTCCAGATGCTCAGACAGGCAGATTTGACCTCTCCCGATCCGCTGCCGAGTCTTCAGCACATGGCACGAGCGATGCCCATGTCTGGACGCCGCAGCGAAGACGGTGCTCCGgtcaaacccccaaaaacgAATGCGAAGCCGATTACCTTGCTACCCAATTGTTTGCTTGAAAATCGTCACATCAAAGAAGAAGTAAAcgctgccaagaccagaatTGTGGCAGGCATTCGGGCCTCCCGTGTGACAACTGGGCAGAATCGATGGCCGATATGGCGAGATGAAACCCGCAGTGTGGCCAAATGGGCTGGTGGAAAGGAGCAGGGCTTCTTCATCTACACATTGCTGACCAGCTTCCTGGCTACACACACCGACTGGCTCCAGGCCCTCAGTCCTCACGAATACCGTCGGAGGTATTTCTTGCAGAAACAGGCAAAAGCGGACGAGGACAATATGGTACCCGCCCGTACCATCATTGTGAGCGACAACAAGATTGCGGCTCGTCGTTTGATTTTCCTGCTGGCTGCCTTCCTGCCTGCATCGCAACAGATACCCACCATCAGAGCGCACCGGCCAAGCACTTCGACGTCCTTTGGCACGCTCTCCCagtcccctccctcctttgTAGTTCCGATACTGAAAGAAGAATCCTTACGGCGCAGAATCAATCGACGAACAGGGTCGAGAGTGCCCTCGCATTCGCGCAATCTCAGTTTACAGTCACAGCATGCTCGTGGAACTGGGGTCCCGCCTCCCTTGGCCCATCTGAGCATGGAGGGGCGACACGAGCGGCGGGCTTCAGATGCGACGTCAATGCGGACAGCTCATCTCCCGATCAGGGGCGCTGACCACAACACACGCAAAAGCAGTGCCGCCACAACTGCAACCATCACAGCCGAGACCAGCGTACCGCACTTTGCCACAGGCCAGGCAGCTGATCTCTTTTCACCAGGCCGGCCGGGAAGCAGCAATAGCGTCGCCGCCAATGACCTGAAGCGCCTCACCAGGGACGATGGTACAGGTGCCAACGAGCGTCGTGAAAGCTCTCGATGGAGCGTTATCAGCGGTTTTTGGCCCACGCGTCGACGAGATTCTACTGCCAGGACTCCGGATTTCGCTGAAGAGCAAAATGGGGTCCCCCGGTCTCCGATTAATGCGCGGCGGCCCTCTGGCGCCGCATTAACCATGGTCTTCACAGAGTCTGGAAAGGGTTCGGGAACGAAACCAGTTGTTGACGCTCAGGTGTCGTCTCCAGTGAGTGGTTGTGGAGATGCTGCTTCTCCGGGGCGGGCATCAGCAGACACACTCGGGCTCTCTGATCAGTCAAATCCACCTCCGAAACTGCAGAGGACCCCGGATCCGTCAGGGGCGTTTGAATCGCCAGTCAAGAcctccatcaacatccatgATGGCGTGATTGACGTTGACATACCGCTGCCTGATTTCTTGACATCATTTGAGAGTGCAGTgagctccccctccagcagtGGCTACCTGTCAGCCGCGGGCTTCGGGTCTGGCCTGGACACTTTTGAACAGTCCTGCCGTTTCTCTGCCGACGGAGATGTCCCCCTGAACGTCGCCGGCTGGCTACAGCAATACCACCCGGACTTTGTCCTGCAGGCCGTACCAGCGCAGAACGACTTGATCAAGCAAGTCAAGGCCTCGATGCGAGCCGAGCCCACCCCGCAAGTGTTGCCCGACGCCTTCTCGGCCGACGGGGACGCAGAGAGATGGGTCAACATCAGCTCCGCCATCGTGGCCGACACGACTACGTTTACCATCACCCGCATCCACTACCGCCGCCTGGTCAAGCCCGGCTACACAGACGGGTCTTTGAGCGGCAGGACGCCATCCCCTcaggcggcggcgatgacTCCTCTTacgcctgctgctgctgcctggACAACCCCGGCTGCTGCCGATGGGGGGCAGGTACAAGACGAGTTCATCGAGGAACTCATCGTCAGCCTTGACGAGACGCTCGTCGAAGCGGTCGAGAAGGTCATGGCTGCGGGGGGGGCAGACATGATGAGCAAAGCTAGTTCGTCGTGTTCCTCCCGGTCGACGAGCAAACGCAGGGAGAGAAGCAATAGCACTTCGACGCAGGGGGATGCTCGCTCGGCTCATGctacccatcaccaccacggcgggggaggggggatggcgCCGGAGGTTCCGCGGTCGAGGTGCAAGACTGTGCTTTTgggggcgttggaggagataATACTGGATGTGATTGAGGATAGGAAGCaggagcaacagcagcagcaggagggtagtggtggtgggagagagagtATGGATAAGGATAAGGAGAGTAttttgagggaggcggtgaggagttggttggatttggtggagggtggtggtgatgggaggtggaATGTGGATTGGGTTTGA